The region CCACGGCGAGCACGTACCCTGCTGCGTCGCCACCCATGAAGTTCGGGCGACCCGGATGTTCTCTGAGTAGGGCGGGTCGGACTTGAACCGACGATCGTTGGGTTATGAGCCCACTGCCTTAACCAGCTTGGCCACCGCCCCGTAGGTCACCAGCCTATCGTCCGCTGTCCTCCCTCCTGCGGCTGAGCAGCCGCATGAGTGTGCGTGTGGTCGAGATAGATCCCGGCGTTCGCGACCAGACCGCGGCGCTCTTCATCCGTGAGGCGGCGGCGCACCTTCGCCGGCACTCCGGCGACGAGCGAGCCGTCGGGCACCTCCGTGCCGCCGAGCACCACTGCGCCGCCCGCGATCAGGCACCCCTCGCCGATCACCGCACCGCTGAGCACGACGGCACCCATTCCGATGAGCGATCCGTCGCCGATCGTGCAGCCGTGCACCACCGCATTGTGACCGACCGACACGTCCTCGCCGATGAGCACCGGGTGCTCGCTGTCGACATGCACCGACACGTTGTCCTGCACGTTGCTGCGCGCTCCGAGCGTGATCGACGCAGAGTCGCCGCGCAGCACGGCGTTGTACCAGACACTCGCCGCGTCGCCGAGGGTGACATCTCCGACGATGCGCGCCCCGTCGGCCACGAACGCGTCGGCCGCGATGCGCGGAACCTGGTTTCCGAGGGCGATGACAGAAGCCTGAGCGGAGATGGTCATGAAGGTGAGACTACCCTCAGTTCCGCGTGTTTCTGCGGTAGAACGGGCGGGTAAGCGTTGCCTACACTTGCTTGCGGAATGGTTCTGGCTGAGTAGCGTTGTAGTCACAGGACGTGACACGAGACACCCGGAGGTTCACATGAGCAACGCCCAGACCGTACCAAGCATCGCCGTCGACCCGACCGTCGCTGCGGCTGCAGCCCAGTTCCTCTCCCCCGTGGTGCACGGTCTTCAGGCGCTCACCGTAAACGGCAAGCAGGCGCATTGGCACGTGCGGGGCGCGAACTTCATCGGCGTCCACGAACTCCTCGACACGATCGTCGAGCACGCCGGTGACTTCGCCGACACCGCCGCAGAGCGCATCGTCGCCCTCGGACTGCCGATCGACGCGCGCGTGCAGACCGTCGCCGCGAAGGCCGGTCAGACTGCCGTTCCCGCCGGCTTCGAGCAGTCCGCCGAGCTCATCCGCGCCGTCATCGGCGACATCGACGCGATCCTCGTCGACGTGAAGGCTGCCGTCGACGGACTCGACGAGGTCGACCTCACCAGCCAGGATGTCGCGATCGAGATCCAGCGCGGCCTCGAGAAGGACCGCTGGTTCCTCATCTCGCACATCGCCGCCTGAGGCCGACTGACGAAGAGAAGGGCACCGCAGCGCTGCTGCGGTGCCCTTCTCTTCGTCAGCCGGTGGGGTCACGACAGATGGGTCAGCCTGCCACCCAGCACAGTGGCGGCCACGGGCATCCGGCTCAGCGCCGAGCGATCCGCGGTCAACGGATCGACGTCGCACAGCACGAGATCTGCGATG is a window of Microbacterium esteraromaticum DNA encoding:
- a CDS encoding gamma carbonic anhydrase family protein; translation: MTISAQASVIALGNQVPRIAADAFVADGARIVGDVTLGDAASVWYNAVLRGDSASITLGARSNVQDNVSVHVDSEHPVLIGEDVSVGHNAVVHGCTIGDGSLIGMGAVVLSGAVIGEGCLIAGGAVVLGGTEVPDGSLVAGVPAKVRRRLTDEERRGLVANAGIYLDHTHTHAAAQPQEGGQRTIGW
- a CDS encoding Dps family protein; the encoded protein is MSNAQTVPSIAVDPTVAAAAAQFLSPVVHGLQALTVNGKQAHWHVRGANFIGVHELLDTIVEHAGDFADTAAERIVALGLPIDARVQTVAAKAGQTAVPAGFEQSAELIRAVIGDIDAILVDVKAAVDGLDEVDLTSQDVAIEIQRGLEKDRWFLISHIAA